ATGAAAGTTCGCTTCTTAATTTAAAGTGATCGTTAAAATAAGTCCCTGGATTGTAGCAGTCACAATCTGCTTTGTATGAAAAATTAAAATAATGAATAAGCCCAATTCCTTCTCCTGTATTACCCGCATTTGTTATTAAATCACTGCGCTGTCCGTAATCAGATTGAAAAGCAACTGGCCCAACTATAACTCCTACTTCATGAGATAAACCAAATTGTGCATTTATTTTATTTGGTAAACCAATTAAAATAAAAAAAATAAGGGGTATATGTTTGAGCATTTGGAGGTTAAATTTTCTAAGATTGACAAATATATAAAAAGAACAATCATTTATAGAACGAAAGGTATAAATAAAATATAAGTAGCTAAATACCCCTTTGTTTAATAAAACTATAACGATTTCGTAAAAAAAAATATAATAAATGCAATGTTATCTAAAATAGATTAATAATAAGATAAATCTTCCGATAAAATGAAAAAAAACACCTCAATATTTTTATAACATGTATCTTTGTATTTGTTAAAGAAAACGTTTTCTTAATTAATTTATTACTGTCTATGTTACTAAAAATAAATGATTTTATGGCTCAAGTTGAAGCCAAAAATCCAAATGAACCTGAATTTATTCAAGCAGTTAGGGAATTTGCAGAGACTGTGATTCCGTTTATTGCAACGAAGAAAAAGTATGATGGAAAAAATTTACTTCTAAGAATAGCTGAACCGGAACGTTCGATTATATTTCGTGTTCCATGGGTAGATGATAATGGAGAAATTAGAGTTAATAGAGGATTTAGAATTCAAATGAATTCGGCAATTGGTCCATATAAAGGAGGAATCCGTTTTCATCACACGGTTAATTTATCCGTTTTGAAGTTTTTAGCTTTTGAACAAGTATTCAAAAATAGTTTAACAACTTTGCCAATGGGTGGAGGTAAAGGAGGTTCAGATTTTGATCCTGAAGGAAAATCGGATTCTGAAGTAATGCGATTCTGTCAATCTTTCATGACGGAATTATGCAGACATATTGGACCTCAATTAGACGTTCCTGCTGGAGATATTGGTGTTGGTGCTAGAGAAATAGGATATTTATTTGGTCAATACAAAAGAATCAGAAATGAATTTACAGGAGTTTTAACTGGAAAAGGGTTGGCTTATGGAGGTTCATTGATTAGACCAGAAGCTACAGGTTATGGCGTTGTTTATTTTACAGAGCAAATGCTACAAACTATTGGTCAAGATATTAAAGGAAAAACAGTTTCTATTTCTGGATTTGGTAATGTTGCCTGGGGAGTTGCTTTAAAAGTAAATGATTTAGGTGGAAAAATAGTAACTATTTCTGGACCAGATGGATATATTTACGATGAAGAAGGAATTTCTGGTGATAAAATCGAATTCATGCTAGAAATGAGAGCTAGAGGGGACAATAGAGCCGAAGCTTATTTAGAGAAATATCCTAAAGCTGTTTTCCACAAAGGAAGAAGCGTATGGGAAGTAAAAGTAGATATTGCAATTCCTTGTGCAACTCAAAACGAACTTAATGAGGAAGACGCGAAACACCTTATTGATAATGGTGTTATTTGTGTGACTGAAGCAGCTAATATGCCATGTACATTAGAAGCAATTAAATTGTTCTTAAAAGCAAAAGTTCTTTTTGCTCCTGGAAAAGCAGCAAACGCTGGAGGTGTTGCAGCATCAGGATTAGAAATGACACAAAATTCTATTCGTTTAAATTGGACAAGTGAAGAAGTAGATTCAAGATTAAAAGACATTATGGTAGGAATACACAATCAGTGTAAAAAATATGGTGCTGATGACGATGGATATGTGAACTACGTAAAAGGAGCTAATATTGCAGGATTTGTAAAAGTGGCTGACGCTATGCTTGCTCAAGGAGTGGTATAGTTTTTTTTAAAATAAATTCGAAAATGCCTTCGCTGAA
Above is a window of Flavobacterium sp. 123 DNA encoding:
- the gdhA gene encoding NADP-specific glutamate dehydrogenase, producing the protein MLLKINDFMAQVEAKNPNEPEFIQAVREFAETVIPFIATKKKYDGKNLLLRIAEPERSIIFRVPWVDDNGEIRVNRGFRIQMNSAIGPYKGGIRFHHTVNLSVLKFLAFEQVFKNSLTTLPMGGGKGGSDFDPEGKSDSEVMRFCQSFMTELCRHIGPQLDVPAGDIGVGAREIGYLFGQYKRIRNEFTGVLTGKGLAYGGSLIRPEATGYGVVYFTEQMLQTIGQDIKGKTVSISGFGNVAWGVALKVNDLGGKIVTISGPDGYIYDEEGISGDKIEFMLEMRARGDNRAEAYLEKYPKAVFHKGRSVWEVKVDIAIPCATQNELNEEDAKHLIDNGVICVTEAANMPCTLEAIKLFLKAKVLFAPGKAANAGGVAASGLEMTQNSIRLNWTSEEVDSRLKDIMVGIHNQCKKYGADDDGYVNYVKGANIAGFVKVADAMLAQGVV